TTAAAATCAACTGAATAGGCCCACATGGTTTTGAACCAGTAGAGCAACAGAAGGGTCAAGACAAATCCTAGTCTGGTACTCATGAAATTGAGTATCGAATTCGTAATTTTTTTCACAAAATGTTACTTCCTTGTCTTATTTCCTAAAAATTTTCATATACAAGTATACCACAATTTTATGGAGAAAGAAAAAAATGACTGTAAAGGAGAGGAAAGAAATAGGAAAGATCCGGCATTTTATATCATTTGAAGCTAAATGATGAAAGCTAGGATAAAACGGTAAAAAAAGTTCCAGTAAATAAAGCCTCTCTTTGTGAAAACTGCAGACTTTTGCTATAATAGAGGATATGAAAAAACTCACAGTCAGTCGCCAAGTCGCAACAAAAATCAAACAAGGACAATCCCTTCTTGAAAAGCAAGATTTTGACTCACTTCCCGCTTTGGATCAAGCGGTTCAATTGCTTTCAGGAGATGGACAATCCCTCGGGGTCGGATACTTATCTGAACAAAATAAAGGGATTGGATGGTTTGTTTCACAAGAGTTGGTCGCTTTTGATCAAGACTTTTTTAAAAAGCTTTTCATCAAAGCCAAGCAATACCGTCGTTCTTATTATGCGGATGAAACGACGACAGCCTTTCGTCTTTTTAACCAAGAGGGAGATGGTTTTGGTGGCTTCACGGTTGACTTGTATGGTGAGTTTGTTGTCTTTTCTTGGTACAATCCCTTCGTATTTCAGATCAAGGAAACCATTCTAGCGGCCTTTCAAGAAGCTTTTTCAGAAGTCCGAGGTGGCTATGAAAAGATTCGCTTTAAAGGCTTGGACTATGAATCGGCTCATGTCTATGGAGAAGAAGCTCCGCAAGAATTTTTGATTCTTGAAAATGGGGTCTCTTACCAAGTCTTTCTCAATGATGGCTTGATGACGGGGATTTTTTTGGATCAGCATGAAGTTCGAGGTAGCTTGGTAGAGGGCTTAGCAGCTGGCAAGTCCTTGCTCAATATGTTCTCCTATACGGCGGCCTTCTCTGTGGCTGCGGCAATGGGTGGAGCAGTTGAGACAACATCGGTCGATCTGGCTAAGAGAAGTAGAGAACTATCAGAAGCGCATTTTGTGGCAAATGGCTTGGCGTTGGATGCTCATCGTTTTGTCGTGATGGATGTCTTTGACTATTACAAATATGCCAAACGCCATGACCTAAGCTATGATGTGATCGTGCTTGATCCGCCTAGCTTTGCGCGGAATAAAAAACGGACATTTTCAGTCGCTAAAGATTACCATCGATTGGTCAGCGAGGCACTCGAGATTTTAAATCCAGGTGGGATCTTGATTCTCAGTACCAATGCGGCAAATGTGAACAAAGAAAAATTTAAAAAACAAATCGAAAAGGGATTTCAAGGCCGTAAGCATCGCTATCTAGCGGAATACGGACTTCCGGGAGATTTTCGATGGAACAAGAAAGAAGAAAGTAGTAATTACTTAAAAGTATTTACGATTAGGGTGGATGTATGAAATTAGTTGTTTCGATTATGCCTCGCTCCTTAGAAGAGGCGCAACAACTAGATAGTTCGCGTTACGAGGATGCAGATGTTATTGAGTGGCGTGCGGACTTTTTAGAAAAAAGCGAGATCTTAACCGTTGCTCCTGCAGTTTTTGAGAAATTTGCTGGACGCGAGATTTTATTCACCTTGCGGACTCGAGCTGAAGGTGGAGAGATGGAGCTGACTAATGAAGAATATGTTGGAATCCTGAAAGATATTCAATCCATCTATCATCCGGATTATATCGATTTCGAGTATTATAGTCACCGTGAAGTCTTTGAAGAGATGTTGGAATTTTCAAATCTTGTTCTCAGCTACCATAACTTCCAAGAAACTCCGGAAAATATGATGGAGATCTTATCGGAATTGACCAGCTTTTCTCCAAAATTAGTCAAAGTATCTGTCATGGCCCACAATGAACAAGATGTTCTTGACTTGATGAATTATACGCGT
Above is a window of Streptococcus sp. LPB0220 DNA encoding:
- the aroD gene encoding type I 3-dehydroquinate dehydratase, which translates into the protein MKLVVSIMPRSLEEAQQLDSSRYEDADVIEWRADFLEKSEILTVAPAVFEKFAGREILFTLRTRAEGGEMELTNEEYVGILKDIQSIYHPDYIDFEYYSHREVFEEMLEFSNLVLSYHNFQETPENMMEILSELTSFSPKLVKVSVMAHNEQDVLDLMNYTRGFKTLNPEQEYVTISMGKVGKISRLTADLTGSSWSYARVGDESAPGQIPLENMRRIRELLNED
- a CDS encoding class I SAM-dependent rRNA methyltransferase, which translates into the protein MKKLTVSRQVATKIKQGQSLLEKQDFDSLPALDQAVQLLSGDGQSLGVGYLSEQNKGIGWFVSQELVAFDQDFFKKLFIKAKQYRRSYYADETTTAFRLFNQEGDGFGGFTVDLYGEFVVFSWYNPFVFQIKETILAAFQEAFSEVRGGYEKIRFKGLDYESAHVYGEEAPQEFLILENGVSYQVFLNDGLMTGIFLDQHEVRGSLVEGLAAGKSLLNMFSYTAAFSVAAAMGGAVETTSVDLAKRSRELSEAHFVANGLALDAHRFVVMDVFDYYKYAKRHDLSYDVIVLDPPSFARNKKRTFSVAKDYHRLVSEALEILNPGGILILSTNAANVNKEKFKKQIEKGFQGRKHRYLAEYGLPGDFRWNKKEESSNYLKVFTIRVDV